The Fulvivirga maritima genome segment ATCTGATTGAACTCAATGAAGCCTTCGCAGCACAATCTTTATCCGTTATTCGAGACCTTGAAATGGATATGTCTAAGGTAAACGTAAATGGAGGTGCTATTGCTCTGGGTCACCCGCTTGGTAGCACTGGCGCACGCCTATCTCTCACCTTATTAAACGAAATGAGAAGAAGACAAGGCAGCAAATACGGAATGGTCACCGCTTGCGTAGGTGGCGGACAAGGTGTAGCAGGTATTTATGAATTCCTGAAGTAAAAGAAGTGCAGATATTTTAATATGAAATTCACTTTTTAAAAGAAGATTAAGACAACATAACATTCGATTTGAGCAGATGATGCCTCAATACTCTCTACTCAAAACTAAAAATCTAATTACTTATGAGCACTACAGCAACGGAACAATCACAAGAAACATCAGAAGCCATAAAAGGTGGTGAGTTTTTAATCAAAGAAACAGAAGCTAAAGAAGTTTTTATTCCTGAAGAATGGAATGAAGAACAAAAGATGATAGCTCAAACCTGTAAAGATTTTCTTAAACAAGAAATTCTTACCCGGCTAGACGAGATAGACTCTATGAAGCAACCAGAGCTTATGCCTTCTTTACTTGACAAGGCCGGCGAGTTGGGTCTTTTAGGAACCTCAGTGCCGGAAGAATATGGTGGCTTCGGAATGAATTTTAACACTTCTATGCTGGTAACAGAAGTGCTTGGTGCAGGCCATTCTTTTGCTGTAGCCATTTCTGCTCACACAGGCATAGGTACACTGCCTATTTTATATTATGGTAATGATGAGCAAAAAGCTAAATATCTACCTAAACTAGCTTCTGGCGAATGGAAAGCATCTTACTGTCTCACTGAACCAGATTCAGGCTCTGATGCTAACTCTGGGAAGACCAAAGCCAAGCTTACTGATGACGGCAAGCACTACATTATCAACGGCCAAAAAATGTGGATAACCAACGGTGGCTTCGCCGATGTATTTATTGTATTCGCAAAAATTGATGATGACAAAAACCTTTCTGCTTTCATTGTAGAAAAAGGCTTTGGTGGCATCACTATGAATGAAGAGGAGAAAAAAATGGGTATCAAAGGTTCTTCTACCCGACAGATCTTCTTCAACGACTGCAAAGTACCTGTAGAAAATATGCTTTCTGAAAGGGAAAATGGATTCAAAATAGCGGTTAATATTCTCAATATTGGCCGAATAAAACTTGGTGCTGCTGCCATAGGCGGTAGCAAAGGCGTGATTGATAACGCAGTAAACTACGCCAATGAAAGAAAGCAATTTGGCACTTCCATTTCCAACTTTGGAGCTATTAAACACAAATTGGCAGAAATGGCCACTAAAGTTTATGCCTCTGAGTCTGCGCACTACCGTGCAGGACAAAACATTGATGATGCTTATGACAGATTGGTAGAAAAAGGTGTGGAACCCGCTAAAGCCAGACTGAAATCAGTGGAAGAATTTGCCATAGAATGCGCCATACTTAAGGTTCATGGCTCTGAGGTATTGGACTTTGTTACTGATGAAGGCGTGCAAATATATGGAGGTATGGGTTTCTCAGCAGAAAGCCCTATGGATCGTGCCTACCGTGATGCTCGTATTAACAGGATTTTTGAAGGTACTAATGAGATTAACAGAATGCTTTGCATAGACATGCTCCTAAAAAGAGCTATGAAAGGCCACTTAGATCTTATGAAGCCTGCCATGGAAGTGCAAAAAGAGCTCATGTCTATTCCTGACTTCGGAGCTTCTGACGATGAGACCTTGTTTGCTAAAGAGAAAAAGGCATTGCTAAACCTGAAAAAAGCTGGCCTTATGGTGGCAGGAGCTGCCGTTCAAAAGTTCATGCAAAAGCTGAGCAGCGAACAGGAAATTTTAATGAACCTGGCTGATATGCTTATTGAAGGTTATGTAGCAGAATCATGTCTATTGAGGGTAGAAAAACTCGCTGCACAAAAAGGCGAAGAAGCCCTGAAAATAGAAACCGATATGATGAAGGTTTACCTCTATGAAGCAATAGAAAAAGCAGCCTCTGCTGGTAAAGAAGCTATTTATGCTTTTGCCGAAGGTGACGAGCAGCGCATGATGCTTATGGGATTGAAAAGATTTACTAAGCTGGAACCTTTTAATCTGAAAGAGGCTCGCAGAAGAATTGCAGACCATATCATTGCTAAAAATGAATATACCTTCTAATAAGAAGTAAAAATATTCTCTTGTAACTGTAAGAGGCTGTCTCAAAAGTATTTATTCTGGCTAGTAAATACTTTTGAGACAGCCTCTTCTTTTTTTAATAATGCCAAAAGCAGAAACGTTATTTTTAAAATAATTGTTATAGTATTTCACACACTTAAACCCAACCTAGTGCATAAAAAGAGGGTGAAATATTTCGCTTATGGATCCAACATGGATTTAGAGCATCTGGAACTGCTAAAAGTAAAGGTGTTTAAAGCGCAGCCTGCCCTTTTGCAAGAGTACAAACTCACTTTTAATGTAAAAGATAACGACCTCACAGGTGTAGGATATGCCAACATCATGCAAAGTCCCACTAATGAAGTAGAAGGCATTTTGATTACTACTGACGAACATTCAGTAACTTATATAGATCTATATGAAAACTTCCCTGTAGACTATAAAAAGGAAAACCAGCAAGTAAAGCTAAGAAGCGGACAAACAGAAACCGCCTTTCTATATATTGGTAACACCTCCCGATGTAAGGAGGGGTTAAAGCCGCTTAACAATCATTTACTCCATTTGCTCAAGGGAAAGCACTTTCTCAGTCAGGAATATTATGAGAAACTAATGCAAACAGACTCTATCCCGGTGTCTGAGTATCAATAACTTTCAATAAACTCATGCTGTTAACCTTAGCATGGAAGCCACTATCATATTTCCTCATCAGCTATATGCTTCTCATCCTGCCATAGCTGCTAAAAGGAAGATCTACCTAATTGAGGATCACCAATATTTCACTCAATTCAAATTTCATAAGAAAAAAATAGGATTACACAGGGCTTCAATGAAATACTATGAAAGCTTTCTAAATCAAAAAGAGTATACTACAAAATATATCGAGGCTCATGATCATATTGATATCGCTGACGTTTTTGAAAACCACCTTGATAAGCGAGTCGACATTATTCATTATGT includes the following:
- a CDS encoding acyl-CoA dehydrogenase family protein produces the protein MSTTATEQSQETSEAIKGGEFLIKETEAKEVFIPEEWNEEQKMIAQTCKDFLKQEILTRLDEIDSMKQPELMPSLLDKAGELGLLGTSVPEEYGGFGMNFNTSMLVTEVLGAGHSFAVAISAHTGIGTLPILYYGNDEQKAKYLPKLASGEWKASYCLTEPDSGSDANSGKTKAKLTDDGKHYIINGQKMWITNGGFADVFIVFAKIDDDKNLSAFIVEKGFGGITMNEEEKKMGIKGSSTRQIFFNDCKVPVENMLSERENGFKIAVNILNIGRIKLGAAAIGGSKGVIDNAVNYANERKQFGTSISNFGAIKHKLAEMATKVYASESAHYRAGQNIDDAYDRLVEKGVEPAKARLKSVEEFAIECAILKVHGSEVLDFVTDEGVQIYGGMGFSAESPMDRAYRDARINRIFEGTNEINRMLCIDMLLKRAMKGHLDLMKPAMEVQKELMSIPDFGASDDETLFAKEKKALLNLKKAGLMVAGAAVQKFMQKLSSEQEILMNLADMLIEGYVAESCLLRVEKLAAQKGEEALKIETDMMKVYLYEAIEKAASAGKEAIYAFAEGDEQRMMLMGLKRFTKLEPFNLKEARRRIADHIIAKNEYTF
- a CDS encoding gamma-glutamylcyclotransferase family protein gives rise to the protein MHKKRVKYFAYGSNMDLEHLELLKVKVFKAQPALLQEYKLTFNVKDNDLTGVGYANIMQSPTNEVEGILITTDEHSVTYIDLYENFPVDYKKENQQVKLRSGQTETAFLYIGNTSRCKEGLKPLNNHLLHLLKGKHFLSQEYYEKLMQTDSIPVSEYQ